In Excalfactoria chinensis isolate bCotChi1 chromosome 3, bCotChi1.hap2, whole genome shotgun sequence, one DNA window encodes the following:
- the EPCAM gene encoding epithelial cell adhesion molecule, translating into MELLRGAALLLLLCAAARAQDPCSCAKNKRVTNCQLINNVCTCNSIGSSVSVSCETLTSKCLLMKSEMANTKSGRREKPKDAFQDTDGLYDPECENTGIFKAKQCNGTTCWCVNTAGVRRTDKYDTDLKCNQLVRTTWIIIEVKHAERKTPLNADSLTKLVKDTITSRYMLDGRYITGVVYENPSITIDLKQNSSDKSSSDVDIADVAYYFEKDVKGDSVFLNNPLNLNVDSEPLVLKNPMVYYVDEVPPEFSMKSLTAGVIAVIVIIVLAIVAGIIGLVLTRRRKGKYVKAEMKEMNEMHRGLNA; encoded by the exons ATGGAGCTGCTCCGCGGGGCCgcgctcctgctgctgctctgcgcCGCCGCCCGCGCTCAAGACC CGTGCAGCTGTGCGAAGAACAAACGCGTCACCAACTGCCAGCTGATCAACAACGTCTGCACCTGCAACTCCATCGGCTCCAGCGTGTCCGTCAGCTGCGAGACCT TGACTTCCAAATGCCTGCTGATGAAATCTGAAATGGCAAACACAAAGTCAGGCCGCCGTGAGAAACCCAAAGATGCGTTTCAAGATACTGATGGTCTTTATGATCCCGAGTGTGAAAATACTGGTATCTTCAAGGCAAAGCAGTGCAATGGAACCACCTGTTGGTGTGTGAACACGGCTGGCGTTAGAAGAACTGACAAATATGACACAGACTTGAAATGCAATCAATTAGTCAGGACGAC GTGGATCATCATTGAAGTGAAGCACGCTGAGAGAAAAACTCCTCTGAATGCTGACTCTTTAACAAA ACTTGTTAAGGATACAATTACCAGTCGTTACATGTTGGATGGACGCTATATAACTGGTGTTGTG tatgaaAACCCTTCCATCACGATTGATTTGAAGCAGAATTCCTCAGACAAATCCTCTAGTGATGTGGACATAGCTGATGTTGCCTATTACTTTGAGAAAGAT GTAAAAGGTGACTCCGTCTTTCTTAACAACCCGCTTAACTTGAATGTCGATAGCGAACCCCTGGTGTTAAAGAACCCGATGGTTTACTATGTCGATGAAGTACCCCCGGAGTTTTCCATGAAGTCTCTGACTGCTGGCGTTATTGCTGTCATTGTCATCATAGTACTAGCAATAGTTGCTGGGATTATTGGTCTG GTTCTCACaagaaggaggaaagggaaatacGTGAAAGCAGAG atgaaggaaatgaatgaaatgcaTAGAGGACTGAACGCATAA